Below is a genomic region from Sinobacterium norvegicum.
CATCATCAACGCTCTGGCAATGGCAACACGCTGCTGCTGACCACCAGACAATTGGCTGGGAAAGACATCAGCTTTCTCGGCAATCTTTAACTGCTCGAGCAGGGCTGTTGCATTGGCGCGGGCCGTAGTCTTGCTCATCGATAGCACCTTGCAAGGAGCCTCGATCAAGTTTTCGACAATCGTCATATGCGGCCATAAATGGTACTGCTGAAACACCATGCCGACTTTCTGTCGCAATTCACGGGCGCGACGCTCCAACGCCTTATTGTGCGCACACGGAAAGTCAAAATTCATGTTGGCCACGGACAGCGTACCGCTATCGGGCATATCGAGTAAGTTTAACACCCGCATCAACGAGCTCTTGCCTGCGCCACTCGGGCCTAGCAATACGGTGGTCTCACCCGTCGCCAGTTCAATTGAGACATCGTTCAATACATGGGCAGCCCCCCAACTCTTGTTGATGGCCTGTAGTTTAATAGTCATAAAGCGGATGTGTTTCACTCGAAAAATATCTCCTTAGGATACGTCATATTGAGTAAAAACAGTACTGCGCAAATCAACACCACACGGATATCTTGATTTAAGACAATGCGTACATTAGTCACAGTGTTTCTTCGGAGCCATCCAACACAGGTTTGGCATCATTTTTCAGGCGAAAAAAAAAGCGGTCAGATGACCGCTTCAAAGGCTTGGGGTAGATTTGGTCATCACATTTATGTCACCCGAGGGTGGATTCACTGCAACCATTCAATGAAAAAACATGTTGAACAGGGTTAATAAAAGCAGTAACTATGCCAACATGGACAATTTGCGACAAGCTAACACTTTCGACTTAGTGTTACTTGCTCGCCAGCACGCCAGACTGCAAAGCTATTCGACAGCCAGAAAGCTGGTAATCGACAGCAACAAGGCTCACAACACCAAATGACAAGCCAGAGCAGCGCTGGATGCCTGAATGAAAGCACTGTTAAGCAAACTGACAACCGGCAAGGCTATCGTGGCGCTGATCGCGTCGAACACCGCCCTACAAACGATTTTTCAAGTTTTCTATCCGGCGCAGCAGTACCACCGTGGCGGCAATAGCAAAAACAGCGGCGGCAACAGCCTCACCGGTCAACACGCCGGGAGCACCAAAATACTTCGACATAATCGCAACAAAGGGAATGACCCCCAACAGCGCTTTGGCAAAATTAAACGTCGTCGCTAAATAGGCTCGGTTAAGATTGTTAAAACCCGCATTGGCGACAAATAACATACCGCTGAACAGGAAGGCCCCCACCAAGTACTGGCAGTAGAAGATAATCAACGATGCTGTTTCACCCTCTGCGTCGAAAACCGCCACAATAATGTCCTTTAATAAAAACAATAACAGCCATGCCGCCAGGCAATAAACCACATTGAGCAGCATGGCACTGAGTACTGTCTGACGCACTCTATCATAGGAGCCGGCACCGGCGTTTTGCCCGATGATCGGCCCAACAGCCCCCGAGAGAGCGAAAATAACTGCAAACGTGACCGGGATTAAACGCCCGATAATTGCCGAGGCAGCAACAGCTTGATCGCCATAGGTCGCCATTACCTTGATCACGTAGGTGCTGGCCAGAGGCGTCGCCAATGAGGTCAGCATGGCTGGTCCGGCGATCAGTGACACCGGTCGAATCGATGTTTTGAAGGAGGCCCACCGCGGGTGCTGCGGTAACCGATGGGTTTTTATCAGCCAGTACATAGCCAGCACAAATAACACGATTCGTGAGCAGAACGAGGCCCATGCCGCCCCCTCAATGCCCCAGCCAAATGTGAATATAAAAAGCGGGTCGAGAGCAACATTGACCAGCGCCCCCATAATCGTCACATACATTGAGCGCTTGGCATCGCCCAAACTTCTCAACGCCGCAGAGCCACACATACCCACCGCTAAAAACGGCGTCGATAATAATAAAATTCTGCTGTAACTCAAGGCGTATTCCAAGGTGTTACCACTGGCACCAATGAAGATCAGTAACTCATCGATACAAAAGGCAAAGGCCGCAGTGATCAACAGCGAAAAAAACAGGCTAAACAGCAACACATCTGTACATAACTGTCCTGCCTGCAAACGCTGGGATGCTCCCAACGCACGGGCAACCAACGCCCCCATGCCCACCTGCAAACCAATACAGGCCGCCGTGGCAAAAAATAGCAGTGTACCGGCAAAACCCACTGCCGCCGCCAACGGCTGGTGGCCCAGCTGGCTGAGAAAGAACATATCGACTAAATCGGAGGTAAACAGCATAATTAAGCCAACCGCAGATGCCGTCGTCATATTGATTACATGCCGGGTTATAGAGCCGGTTAAGAATTTAGCAGGTTGCATTTTTTTTTAATTTTTCCCTGAACCAATGATCAATAAGTGAGTCCTCAGCCAGATGCGGGGGCCTCAGCAAGCGTCTGTAAGCGCCCCACCATGGGTACTAAATTAATACCCAACTGAGCCGACAGCTTCTGCGCCTGCTGCTTAAGCTCTTTATTGCTAATAACTATAGTCGCCTTGGTGGCAATAATAATCCAGTTACCACTGGCCGTAGAACAAACCCGCACATCACCAAACAACCGCTGCAATACATCTTTCAGGGTCTGGTCATAACGATGCTCCTGCCAACAGTTGAGTACCAGTACACCGCCGGTTTTTAAACGCAGGTGGCATCGCTCGATAAATTCGGCCTCGGTCTGTCGTGCATCAACGCCCTCTGCGGTATAAATATCAGCAAACAAAATATCTGTTTTTTTCTGTGAGCAATCCTGCAGGAATGCATTGGCATCAGCATTGATCACCTGCAAGCGCTTGGAACGGGGTAGTTGGAAATATTTATAGGCCAGCACAATCACCTGCTGACGAAGTTCAATAGCCCGTATTTTAACACCCGAAAAACAATGATGTACCGCCGTGACCAGGCAGCCACCACCCAAACCAAGTACGATGATATTCTTCGGGCTATTAAACAAGAACGCCAGACACATCGCCTGGGTATATTCGTGCTGCAAGACCGCCGGAGCAGACTTTAATTGACAGCTTTGCTCGTCCTCTAGGCCAAAGGATAAGTAGCGATATTCAGGGCTGTCTATCACAACCAGCGGGCCAAAAGGATCAAAGCCCCGGTGTATTTCTTTGCCGTTCATTTTTGCCCTGTGGTATTCGAAGGTAAATTAGATTACAGATATTAAACCAACTAACTGACTGAGTTAGGGTTTCCCCCTATTGCTCACCCTTTTTGAGCGCACTATTATTACACAATGTTAACAACGGCAATTCATGTCCCGCCTCGAGAATTCTATACCGCATTGAAGTTAGAAGCATCGTCAATCAGCGACTATGCTAATAATTGTTTTTATTGGCGTCTTTATTCAGTAAGTTCGAGAACGTCACACCCATTCATTTTTTAACAACGTAAATGGCCATCACTATGAATAACTGGATTTTGGTTTTAAACGCAGGCAGTTCAAGCCTTAAATTTGCCCTCGTCGATGCAATCACCGGTGACAGTGGCTTCGAAGGATTAGCCGAGCGACTCGGCAACACCGATGCCGTTATCACCATTAAATCCAACGGCAATAAAAGTGAGAGCAAAATAGCCGATGGAAAGATGGCTTCCGCTATCGCCATGGTCATGTCAGCACTGCCGGCCGACACCGTACCCGCCGCCATCGGCCATCGTGTGGTTCACGGCGGTGAAAAGTTCCGTCAATCGGTCGTCATAGACGATAGCGTCAAGGCGGGAATTAAAGATTGCGCCAAACTCGCTCCGCTGCACAACCTGGCTAATTTAGAAGGTATCGAGGCCGCCCAACAAGCCTTCCCCAACCTTCCTCAGGTTGCTGTTTTTGATACCGCTTTCCACTCCCAGTTAGAGCCTCAGGTTTACCAGTATGCCATCCCACAAAGCCTCTACCGCGACCATCATATCCGCCGCTACGGCATGCACGGCACCAGTCACCAATACGTTGGCGAACAGGCTGCCATCGCTCTCGGCCAAGATTTTAACAACATCCAAATCATCACCGCTCACCTCGGTAATGGCTGTAGCGCCAGCGCCATACGAAACGGCCACTCTGTCGATACCACCATGGGCATGACGCCACTCGAAGGCCTGGTCATGGGTACTCGCTCCGGCGATGTCGACCCCGGCATTATTCTCTGGCTGGCACAGCAGCAGGGCATGGATGGCGACCAACTGTCAGATTTATTGAACAAAAAATCGGGGCTACTCGGCCTCAGTGAATTGACCAACGACTGCCGTGGCATCGAAGAAGCTGCCGCCGAAGGTCACGCTGGCGCCAAGCTGGCGCTCGATGTTTTTTGTTTCCGTTTAGCGCGGACTATTTCTGCCTTAACCGTGGGGCTCGACAGGCTTGACGCGTTGATCTTTACCGGTGGCATCGGCGAGAACTCAGAACTCATTCGCGCCCGAGTAACCGAGCAACTATCCATTTTTAAACTTGCCATCAACGAGACTGCCAATGCTGATCGTAAGCGCAGTAACCCCAATATTGCGCAGCCGGGAACAACACCCGTACTGGTGATCAATACCAACGAAGAATATATGATCGCCAAGCAAACTTTGTCACTTTGCCAATAAGCTGATTGCCCGCTAATTACCGATAGGAATTTTAATGAAACACTGTTTTATGCTCAGCCCAATGGGTTCATCCACCGGCGCCAGTTCTGTCGCCATGGGCGTTTTACACCTGGCCGATCAGCGCGGACTATCGGCGGCGTTTTTTCTGCCCGTTGCTCAATCGGTGCAAAGTCTCAGCACTACATTCGGCGCCAAACCTGCGATGGGAATGGAACAACTTCATCAATACCTCAGCGACGGCGAACTCGATGATGCCTTAGAATTAATTGTCGCCGCCTACGAAGAAGCCGCCAAAGATGCTGATATCGTTATCGTCCTCGGCTTGGCCGCCAATGACCAAGCCCCCTTTGCCGCTCGAGTCAATGCCGCGCTAGCCAAGTCTCTTGACGCCAAGGTTATTTTGGTTACAACAGACACCGAGGCCTCGCACCAATACATGAACCGCAAGCTCGAAGTGGCCTCTGAAGTTTATGGTGGCTCTGTGCACGGTCGCACTCTGGGTGTGGTCATTAATAAAGCCGGCGCGCCTCGCGATGTTCATGGCACGATTCGACCCGAGATGTTCGATACCCAAGGCCGCGAGATCCCCTCCGCCGCAACGCTGGAAAAGCAACTGCCTATCTTCCGTGGCGGTCACTTTAAACTGTTCGGTATTATCCCGTGGCAGAGCCGCTTGATGGCTCCTCGCAGCATCGATTTGAACCGCGTTTTACCGGTTCAAATGCTACATGAGGGCGAGGCACATACTCGACGCATTGAGCACGTCAGTATTGGCGCACGCTCTCCAGGGAATCTGGTGTCAGTATTACAACCCGGCACCTTGATTGTGACATCTGGCGACCGTAACGACGTCCTGCAAGCCGCAGCGCTGGCTGAAATTAACGGCAAACATCTGGCGGGGGTTCTGTTAACCGGCGGCTTAGAGCCCGCTGAATCAACTCTGCAGCTCATTGCACCCGCTCTTAAATCCGGTCTGCCAATTATGCTGACCAAGATTGCCACCTATCCAACAGCCACGCGTTTGCCATCACTCTATCCCTATACACCGGATGATGACAACGAGCGCTTCGACGCGGTAACAGAACATGTCGTCGCCCATTTAGAGCGGGAAAAGTTCCGCGAAATGATCAGCGTCGATGGCGAGCGTCGCTTGTCACCAGCGGCCTTCCGCTACAACTTGGTCCGGGTCTCATCGGCACTGAAGAAAACCATTGTTTTGCCTGAAGGCGATGAGCCTCGCACCGTTGAAGCCGCCATTGCCTGCGCCAAGAAAGGCATCGCTCATTGTCAGCTATTAGCTGAGCCCAAGATCATTGATGAGCTGATGAAAAAGCGCGGCTGGGACTATCCTGAACGTAACTTTGAGATTGT
It encodes:
- the artP gene encoding arginine ABC transporter ATP-binding protein ArtP translates to MTIKLQAINKSWGAAHVLNDVSIELATGETTVLLGPSGAGKSSLMRVLNLLDMPDSGTLSVANMNFDFPCAHNKALERRARELRQKVGMVFQQYHLWPHMTIVENLIEAPCKVLSMSKTTARANATALLEQLKIAEKADVFPSQLSGGQQQRVAIARALMMEPEVLLFDEPTAALDPEITNEVASIIEQLAETGITMVVVTHEVGFAARIATRVVYMEQGVIIEEGAVSCMQTPQTPEFENYLNH
- a CDS encoding MATE family efflux transporter, which produces MTTASAVGLIMLFTSDLVDMFFLSQLGHQPLAAAVGFAGTLLFFATAACIGLQVGMGALVARALGASQRLQAGQLCTDVLLFSLFFSLLITAAFAFCIDELLIFIGASGNTLEYALSYSRILLLSTPFLAVGMCGSAALRSLGDAKRSMYVTIMGALVNVALDPLFIFTFGWGIEGAAWASFCSRIVLFVLAMYWLIKTHRLPQHPRWASFKTSIRPVSLIAGPAMLTSLATPLASTYVIKVMATYGDQAVAASAIIGRLIPVTFAVIFALSGAVGPIIGQNAGAGSYDRVRQTVLSAMLLNVVYCLAAWLLLFLLKDIIVAVFDAEGETASLIIFYCQYLVGAFLFSGMLFVANAGFNNLNRAYLATTFNFAKALLGVIPFVAIMSKYFGAPGVLTGEAVAAAVFAIAATVVLLRRIENLKNRL
- a CDS encoding spermidine synthase — translated: MNGKEIHRGFDPFGPLVVIDSPEYRYLSFGLEDEQSCQLKSAPAVLQHEYTQAMCLAFLFNSPKNIIVLGLGGGCLVTAVHHCFSGVKIRAIELRQQVIVLAYKYFQLPRSKRLQVINADANAFLQDCSQKKTDILFADIYTAEGVDARQTEAEFIERCHLRLKTGGVLVLNCWQEHRYDQTLKDVLQRLFGDVRVCSTASGNWIIIATKATIVISNKELKQQAQKLSAQLGINLVPMVGRLQTLAEAPASG
- a CDS encoding acetate kinase — translated: MNNWILVLNAGSSSLKFALVDAITGDSGFEGLAERLGNTDAVITIKSNGNKSESKIADGKMASAIAMVMSALPADTVPAAIGHRVVHGGEKFRQSVVIDDSVKAGIKDCAKLAPLHNLANLEGIEAAQQAFPNLPQVAVFDTAFHSQLEPQVYQYAIPQSLYRDHHIRRYGMHGTSHQYVGEQAAIALGQDFNNIQIITAHLGNGCSASAIRNGHSVDTTMGMTPLEGLVMGTRSGDVDPGIILWLAQQQGMDGDQLSDLLNKKSGLLGLSELTNDCRGIEEAAAEGHAGAKLALDVFCFRLARTISALTVGLDRLDALIFTGGIGENSELIRARVTEQLSIFKLAINETANADRKRSNPNIAQPGTTPVLVINTNEEYMIAKQTLSLCQ
- the pta gene encoding phosphate acetyltransferase encodes the protein MKHCFMLSPMGSSTGASSVAMGVLHLADQRGLSAAFFLPVAQSVQSLSTTFGAKPAMGMEQLHQYLSDGELDDALELIVAAYEEAAKDADIVIVLGLAANDQAPFAARVNAALAKSLDAKVILVTTDTEASHQYMNRKLEVASEVYGGSVHGRTLGVVINKAGAPRDVHGTIRPEMFDTQGREIPSAATLEKQLPIFRGGHFKLFGIIPWQSRLMAPRSIDLNRVLPVQMLHEGEAHTRRIEHVSIGARSPGNLVSVLQPGTLIVTSGDRNDVLQAAALAEINGKHLAGVLLTGGLEPAESTLQLIAPALKSGLPIMLTKIATYPTATRLPSLYPYTPDDDNERFDAVTEHVVAHLEREKFREMISVDGERRLSPAAFRYNLVRVSSALKKTIVLPEGDEPRTVEAAIACAKKGIAHCQLLAEPKIIDELMKKRGWDYPERNFEIVDPRSIRNKYVNAFVELRKHKGMNEVRAHQLLEDNVVLGTMMLQQNDVDGLVSGAVHTTANTILPALQLIKTKPGSSLVSSIFFMCLPDQVMVYGDCAVNPDPDAQQLADIAIQSADSAAAFGIPPRVAMISYSTGSSGTGADVEKVREATRLAKELRPDLLIDGPLQYDAATTASVAASKAPDSPVAGKATVIIFPDLNTGNTTYKAVQRSASVVSVGPMLQGLNKPVNDLSRGALVDDIVYTVALTAIQAGADNPETN